One window from the genome of Nicotiana sylvestris chromosome 9, ASM39365v2, whole genome shotgun sequence encodes:
- the LOC138877506 gene encoding uncharacterized protein: MVVNEKVVAPALVMNVDDEVEEEPGPLVHKFSKKLTVPKSKRESSMSEKELRKVEGEKSSEKEDEKMIEEYCEKVAEESAEKISRKSVEKGKSVRKSVKWKADASEEPGSSKKTKVGDTQDAGKEKLKNQKVTWGVYKEAEGKECHSRKSAQSGSGGTWFQ, encoded by the coding sequence ATGGTTGTTAATGAGAAGGTAGTGGCTCCTGCACTAGTCATGAATGTGGATGATGAGGTAGAAGAGGAACCTGGTCCCTTGGTTCATAAGTTCTCAAAGAAACTTACTGTTCCAAAGTCCAAGAGGGAGTCCTCTATGAGTGAAAAGGAGTTGAGGAAGGTTGAGGGTGAAAAATCTAGTGAGAAAGAGGATGAGAAAATGATTGAGGAATACTGTGAAAAAGTGGCTGAGGAGTCTGCTGAGAAGATCTCCAGGAAATCTGTAGAGAAAGGCAAGAGTGTAAGAAAATCAGTAAAATGGAAGGCTGATGCcagtgaggaacctggttcctccaAGAAGACCAAGGTTGGTGATACCCAGGACGCTGGAaaggaaaaattgaaaaaccaaaagGTGACGTGGGGCGTATATAAGGAAGCTGAAGGCAAGGAATGCCATTCTCGAAAGTCAGCTCAGTCAGGTTCAGGAGGAACCTGGTTCCAGTAG